From the genome of Faecalibacterium prausnitzii:
CCGGCAGCACCGCCTGCCGCACCTCAGAATGACCCCCAGAGCACCGGGCAGCCGGGCCGCTAGGCCCGCCCCCGCCAAACGCTTTCCGGGGATAAAAACTGTTACATAGGAGGAACACATTATGGCAAAGACGATCATCACCATTGGCCGTGAGTACTGCACCGGCGGCAACTACATCGCAGAGGATGTTGCAAATGCTCTGGGCATCAAGCTCTACGACAAGGAGCTGATCACCATGGCAGCCAAACACTCCGGTCTGTCCGAGGAGGCTGTCGCCGCCAGCGAGAAACGCCACACCCACAGCCTGCTGTACAGCCTGTACACCATGGGCAACGAGCTGCCGCTGGGCGATCAGGTGTTCATCCTGCAGAGCCGCATCATCAAGCAGCTGGCAGAGGAAGGCCCCTGTGTCATCCTGGGCCGCTGCGGTGACTATGTGCTGCGGGACCGCAAGGACGTGCTGCGCGTCTTCATCTATGCGCCGGTGGAGTGGCGCCGTGAGCTGGCCAAGACCGACCCTCTGGTCAAGGCACACGACGAGAAGGGCATCAAGGAAGAGATCGAGAAGACCGACCGCAACCGCTCGGCCTACTACAACTACTACACCCAGAACCGCTGGGGTGATGCCCACAACTACGACCTTGCCATCAACGCCGCCCTGGGCCGCGAGACCTGCGTGAAGATGATCCTGGACGCAGTGGCCGCCAAGGAAAAGGCTGCGGAGAAGTAACCGCTCCGGGCTGCAAAGTCAAAAAACAATGATGTTGCGTGGGTAGGGTGCTTTGGCGCTCTGCCCACGTTTC
Proteins encoded in this window:
- a CDS encoding AAA family ATPase, producing the protein MAKTIITIGREYCTGGNYIAEDVANALGIKLYDKELITMAAKHSGLSEEAVAASEKRHTHSLLYSLYTMGNELPLGDQVFILQSRIIKQLAEEGPCVILGRCGDYVLRDRKDVLRVFIYAPVEWRRELAKTDPLVKAHDEKGIKEEIEKTDRNRSAYYNYYTQNRWGDAHNYDLAINAALGRETCVKMILDAVAAKEKAAEK